In Candidatus Binatia bacterium, the sequence TCGCGACGACCTGTTGGGAACGAATTCCAAGATCATGAGTCAGGTGTGCGCGGGCATCAAAACCCACGCGCCGAACGCCTTGGTCATCGTGATCACCAATCCCCTCGACGCCATGGTCACGCTGACCAAGCGTCTCACCGGCTTTCCGAAAAATCGCGTCGTCGGCCAGTCGGGCATCCTGGATTCGTCGCGATATCGGACATTTATCGCGGAGGAGCTCAAGGTTTCGGTCGCGAGCGTTTCCGCCGTGGTTCTGGGCGGACACGGGGACGACATGGTGCCCGTGCGCAGCAGTTGCCTGGTCTCTGGCGTGCCGATCGAGAAATTTATTTCGAGCCAGCGCCTCGACGAGATCGAAGCGCGCGTGAGAAACGCCGGCGGCGAGATCGTCGCGCTGCTGAAAACCGGCTCCGCTTTTTACTCGCCAGCGTCGGCCGCCGTGCGCATGGCGCAGGCGTATCTCATGGACAAGAAGGAGATCCTTCCGTGCGCCGCC encodes:
- the mdh gene encoding malate dehydrogenase; amino-acid sequence: MARKKLALIGAGNIGGTMAHLCALKGLGDVVLYDVIDGLPQGKALDLLQSAPIENFDAQITGTTKYEDIAGADVCIVTAGIARKPGMSRDDLLGTNSKIMSQVCAGIKTHAPNALVIVITNPLDAMVTLTKRLTGFPKNRVVGQSGILDSSRYRTFIAEELKVSVASVSAVVLGGHGDDMVPVRSSCLVSGVPIEKFISSQRLDEIEARVRNAGGEIVALLKTGSAFYSPASAAVRMAQAYLMDKKEILPCAAYLEGEYSVNGYYFGVPVMIGAGGVEKVIEMELNARERKLFDESLGHVKELVGAMD